In bacterium, a genomic segment contains:
- a CDS encoding class I SAM-dependent methyltransferase: MSGEPSLAAASRRLRDPALRGLAPGTAAWFEAQRRMIAGKPLVRRCYDLWYRRLLEDADSVPGAGGLIVELGSGLSYIKRLRPEVVTTDVVAGAADLVADGRALPFGDGTVRALLLTHVFHHIPDVGRFLTEARRVLAPGGVIGMVEETHTPFARFFFGRIHPEPYDDRAARWEFPAGDPLGAANQALSWIVFFRDAARFREGWPDLALERREYLPWLGYLLSGGVNLRSLVPRPLAPAFGALDALLRPCDRLCAIHWHLRLRKVAAVPRR, encoded by the coding sequence ATGAGCGGCGAGCCGTCCCTCGCGGCCGCGTCGCGCCGGCTGCGCGACCCCGCGCTGCGCGGCCTGGCGCCGGGCACGGCGGCGTGGTTCGAGGCGCAGCGACGGATGATCGCGGGCAAGCCGCTCGTCCGGCGGTGCTACGACCTCTGGTACCGGCGGCTCCTCGAGGACGCCGACAGCGTGCCGGGCGCGGGCGGGCTGATCGTCGAGCTCGGGAGCGGGCTGAGCTACATCAAGCGGCTGCGCCCGGAGGTGGTGACGACCGACGTGGTGGCCGGGGCGGCGGACCTGGTGGCCGACGGCCGTGCGTTGCCCTTCGGCGACGGGACGGTGCGCGCGCTGCTGCTGACCCACGTCTTCCACCACATCCCGGACGTCGGGCGCTTCCTCACGGAGGCCCGCCGCGTGCTGGCGCCGGGCGGGGTCATCGGCATGGTCGAGGAGACCCACACGCCGTTCGCCCGCTTCTTCTTCGGGCGGATCCACCCCGAGCCCTACGACGACCGCGCCGCGCGCTGGGAGTTCCCCGCCGGGGACCCGCTGGGCGCCGCAAACCAGGCGCTCTCCTGGATCGTCTTCTTCCGGGACGCGGCGCGGTTCCGCGAAGGCTGGCCGGACCTCGCGCTCGAGCGCCGCGAATACCTGCCGTGGCTCGGCTACCTGCTCTCCGGCGGGGTGAACCTCAGGAGCCTCGTGCCGCGTCCCCTCGCGCCGGCATTCGGCGCGCTGGACGCGCTCCTGCGGCCGTGCGACCGCCTCTGCGCCATCCACTGGCACCTGCGGCTGCGCAAGGTCGCGGCCGTGCCGCGGCGATGA
- a CDS encoding CHASE domain-containing protein: MSEPDTNRRRIEWGGAAPAVSSARWPRVGQRILHHSPWLVLASSLLVTWLVWHSAAHALAVARDNYFDFRVREATTRIVQRMQAYQQVLQGVQALYLASDTVERDEFKTYVAAQRLAEHYPGIQGVGYSLIVPAARRGEHEAAVRAEGFRAYAIRPEGQRDPYTSIVYLEPFADRNLRAFGYDMYSEPVRRAAMERARDTGAMAMSGKVRLVQEAGGREQAGFLLYLPVYRNNLPHDTPAQRRAHILGWAYSPFRMDDLMQGIHGERASDLDIEIYDGSDASTETLMYDSDGSRQAVSPSPAGVTSVGEIEIAGRRWTVAVRALAGLERRIDAGRPALIGFVGVIISLLLSWLTWSLVRGRERAVSAVLERERLIAELQAAMAQVKTLQGILPICSVCKKIRDDKDAWKQMETFISEHSDAVFSHGYCPDCAAKTMAEVRAFSKARGTG, translated from the coding sequence GTGAGCGAACCCGACACGAATCGCCGTCGAATCGAATGGGGAGGGGCCGCGCCAGCGGTTTCTTCGGCCCGCTGGCCGCGGGTCGGGCAGAGGATCCTGCACCATTCGCCCTGGCTCGTCCTCGCATCCTCGCTGCTCGTCACCTGGCTCGTCTGGCATTCGGCGGCGCACGCGCTCGCGGTGGCCCGGGACAATTACTTCGATTTCCGCGTCCGCGAGGCGACCACCCGCATCGTGCAGCGCATGCAGGCCTACCAGCAGGTGCTGCAGGGGGTGCAGGCGCTCTACCTGGCCTCCGACACCGTCGAGCGGGACGAGTTCAAGACCTACGTCGCGGCCCAGCGCCTCGCCGAGCACTACCCCGGCATCCAGGGCGTCGGCTACTCGCTCATCGTGCCCGCTGCACGCAGGGGCGAGCACGAGGCCGCGGTCCGGGCGGAAGGCTTCCGCGCGTACGCGATCCGCCCCGAGGGGCAGCGGGATCCGTACACATCCATCGTCTACCTCGAGCCGTTCGCGGACCGCAACCTGCGCGCCTTCGGCTATGACATGTACTCCGAGCCCGTCCGCCGCGCCGCGATGGAGCGCGCGCGCGACACCGGCGCCATGGCGATGTCGGGCAAGGTGCGGCTCGTGCAGGAGGCGGGCGGCCGCGAGCAGGCGGGCTTCCTGCTGTACCTGCCGGTCTACCGCAACAACCTGCCGCACGACACGCCCGCGCAGCGCCGCGCACATATCCTCGGGTGGGCCTATTCCCCGTTTCGCATGGACGACCTGATGCAGGGGATCCACGGCGAGCGCGCGAGCGACCTCGACATCGAGATCTACGACGGGTCCGATGCGTCGACCGAGACGCTGATGTACGACTCGGACGGGAGCCGTCAGGCCGTGTCGCCCTCGCCCGCGGGGGTGACCTCGGTGGGCGAGATCGAGATCGCCGGCCGCCGCTGGACGGTCGCCGTCCGCGCGCTCGCGGGGCTCGAGCGCCGCATCGACGCCGGGCGGCCGGCGCTCATCGGGTTCGTCGGCGTGATCATCAGCCTGCTGCTGTCCTGGCTGACGTGGTCGCTGGTGCGCGGGCGCGAGCGGGCCGTCTCCGCAGTGCTCGAGCGCGAGCGCCTGATCGCCGAGCTGCAGGCGGCGATGGCACAGGTCAAGACGCTGCAGGGGATCCTGCCGATCTGCTCGGTCTGCAAGAAGATCCGCGACGACAAGGACGCGTGGAAGCAGATGGAGACCTTCATCAGCGAGCACTCGGACGCGGTCTTCAGCCACGGCTACTGTCCCGACTGCGCCGCGAAGACCATGGCCGAGGTCCGCGCGTTCTCGAAAGCTCGGGGGACCGGATAG
- a CDS encoding NAD(P)-dependent oxidoreductase, with product MNVLITGGTGFLGSRLASAWKSRGHRVAVTSSGTGVPPPGALRFRLGEPFDGRALEGIVCVVHGAHAFGGGTHVLNVEGTRALFIAARAAGVRHQVFISSASAQAAGASAYGRVKRAVEPLFLDAGETVVRPGLVLGRGGMFGRVMDRVLSSPVIPLLAGGEDLVPVVAEADFVAAMTEVLEGGLRGSWNLVSGEQVTMRRLLGTLARLAGRRRLFVPVPTAAAERLLSGMERLGIPFPVGADSVRSIAGARRAPPPASDLPRLIGAATPLEEALAAALGPRPPR from the coding sequence GTGAACGTCCTGATCACGGGCGGCACGGGGTTCCTCGGCTCGCGACTGGCGTCGGCGTGGAAGAGTCGGGGACACCGGGTGGCCGTGACGTCGTCCGGCACGGGCGTGCCGCCGCCCGGGGCGCTGCGCTTCCGCCTGGGGGAGCCCTTCGACGGCCGCGCCCTCGAGGGCATCGTCTGCGTCGTGCACGGCGCCCACGCGTTCGGCGGGGGCACGCACGTGCTGAACGTCGAGGGGACGCGGGCGCTGTTCATCGCGGCGCGGGCGGCCGGCGTCCGGCACCAGGTCTTCATCAGCTCCGCCTCGGCGCAGGCGGCCGGGGCGTCGGCGTACGGCCGCGTCAAGCGCGCCGTGGAGCCGCTCTTCCTCGACGCGGGCGAGACGGTCGTCCGTCCCGGCCTGGTGCTCGGGCGAGGGGGCATGTTCGGGCGCGTCATGGACAGGGTGCTCTCGTCGCCGGTGATCCCGCTGCTCGCGGGCGGGGAGGACCTGGTCCCGGTGGTCGCGGAGGCGGACTTCGTCGCCGCGATGACCGAGGTCCTCGAGGGCGGCTTGCGCGGATCCTGGAACCTCGTCAGCGGCGAGCAGGTGACGATGCGCCGGCTGCTCGGGACGCTGGCCCGGCTGGCGGGGCGCCGGCGGCTCTTCGTCCCCGTCCCGACCGCGGCGGCCGAGCGGCTGCTCTCGGGAATGGAGCGCCTTGGCATCCCGTTCCCCGTGGGGGCGGACAGCGTGCGCTCCATCGCGGGCGCCCGGCGGGCGCCGCCGCCGGCGAGCGATCTGCCCCGGTTGATCGGCGCGGCGACGCCGCTCGAGGAGGCGCTCGCCGCCGCGTTGGGCCCGCGTCCGCCGCGTTAG
- a CDS encoding transglutaminase domain-containing protein, giving the protein MRKMCWLPGLALAAVHLAALSAAAAERSGTIRFNISLATPADASSAKLWFPYPTSDLDQEITGLTFSGTYSNFSLSREARSGALYLYTEWRRPAGKPTLTVSFHAKARERKAPRLAERGGAIPPDVAKYVRAEFWIPSDDAKIVALAAKIVEGKSGILARARAVYDWTVENTRRDPDVPGCGTGRVQATLASRSGKCADISSVFVALARATGVPAREVFGLRLGQPGETDVTDGHHCWAEFYLPGTGWVPVDPADVRKIMLARNLDLAAARPYRDYYFGAVDQYRIVLHKGGRGVAFAEGNLEKVNYFMYPYAEIDGRPLDYCRPKTFSFTVAFHED; this is encoded by the coding sequence ATGAGGAAGATGTGCTGGCTGCCTGGCCTGGCCCTGGCCGCGGTCCATCTGGCCGCCCTTTCCGCCGCGGCGGCCGAACGCAGCGGCACCATCCGGTTCAACATCTCGCTGGCCACCCCGGCGGACGCCTCCTCGGCGAAGCTCTGGTTCCCGTACCCCACGTCCGACCTGGACCAGGAGATCACGGGGCTGACCTTCTCCGGCACGTACTCGAACTTCAGCCTCTCGCGGGAGGCCCGGAGTGGCGCCCTCTACCTGTACACCGAGTGGAGGCGCCCGGCCGGGAAGCCGACCCTCACGGTCTCGTTCCACGCCAAGGCCCGGGAGCGGAAGGCGCCGCGCCTCGCCGAGCGCGGAGGGGCGATCCCTCCCGACGTGGCGAAGTACGTCCGGGCCGAGTTCTGGATCCCGTCGGACGACGCGAAGATCGTCGCGCTGGCCGCGAAGATCGTGGAGGGCAAGTCCGGGATCCTCGCGCGGGCGCGGGCGGTCTACGACTGGACGGTGGAGAACACGCGGCGGGACCCCGACGTCCCCGGCTGCGGAACCGGGAGGGTCCAGGCGACCCTCGCGTCCCGGAGCGGGAAGTGCGCGGACATCAGCTCCGTCTTCGTCGCGCTGGCGCGCGCCACGGGCGTGCCGGCGCGGGAGGTCTTCGGCCTGCGGCTCGGCCAGCCGGGCGAGACCGACGTCACGGACGGGCACCACTGCTGGGCGGAGTTCTACCTCCCCGGCACGGGCTGGGTGCCCGTCGACCCCGCGGACGTGCGCAAGATCATGCTCGCGCGCAACCTCGACCTGGCCGCAGCCCGTCCCTACCGCGACTACTATTTCGGCGCGGTCGACCAGTACCGCATCGTGCTGCACAAGGGGGGGCGGGGGGTCGCCTTCGCGGAGGGCAACCTCGAGAAGGTCAACTACTTCATGTACCCGTACGCGGAGATCGACGGAAGGCCGCTCGATTACTGCCGCCCGAAGACGTTCAGCTTCACCGTCGCGTTCCACGAGGACTGA
- a CDS encoding GMC oxidoreductase: protein MLDAIVVGSGPGGVICARGLRGERVLVLDVGNRPGPLPGLDGNLYELRRSREDLFEQLIGAGFEGLRNLRGRAVSLKLKSPGMAYVIRDGERLAPVLSEGFEATISLAEGGLANAWGAGVYRFTDEDLAGFPIRAADLEPHYDELTRLIGISGESDDLDPWFGGAAGLLPPLRLSGIAADVSARYRRHLPEFRRRGIVVGRPRLAVLTREHRGRPAYRHDNLEFFKPHDPSIYNPAFTLREMVSAGEVAYRPGVLVTRFAEHADRVEVSARDLAAGGEETFVARRLFLAAGALNSARIVLASAGDHASRLPLLDNPVTLVPLLSPGRIGAALDPNDSSLGQLNIIVQPGAGDGETLQGTLYGTTGPLRSDALFELPAPVPAAVCLAKYLAPAMAVVMLFHPDRPDPGNFLQLAPSGALRLRHAPPRPGSGARRLVAAFRRIGLLGADVLCRQAPIGSGLHYAGTLPMKAAPGRYETGVDGRLGGSARVFVVDGACVPTLPAKNLTFTIMANAARIAALARGGRP from the coding sequence TTGCTTGACGCGATCGTCGTCGGCTCGGGCCCCGGGGGCGTGATCTGCGCCCGCGGGCTGCGCGGCGAGCGCGTCCTCGTCCTCGATGTCGGCAATCGTCCCGGGCCGCTGCCGGGCCTCGACGGCAACCTCTACGAGCTGCGCCGCTCGCGGGAGGACCTCTTCGAGCAGCTGATCGGCGCCGGCTTCGAGGGCCTGCGCAATCTCCGCGGCCGCGCGGTCAGCCTCAAGCTCAAGTCGCCGGGCATGGCCTACGTCATCAGGGACGGGGAGCGCCTCGCGCCCGTGCTGTCGGAGGGTTTCGAGGCGACGATCAGCCTCGCCGAGGGCGGTCTCGCCAACGCCTGGGGCGCGGGGGTCTACCGCTTCACGGACGAGGACCTCGCGGGCTTCCCGATCCGGGCCGCAGACCTCGAGCCGCATTACGACGAGCTGACGCGGCTGATCGGCATCAGCGGCGAGAGCGACGACCTCGATCCCTGGTTCGGCGGCGCGGCCGGGTTGCTGCCGCCGCTGCGCCTCTCGGGCATCGCCGCCGACGTCTCCGCGCGCTACCGGCGCCACCTGCCGGAGTTCCGCCGCCGCGGCATCGTGGTCGGCCGCCCCAGGCTCGCCGTCCTCACGCGGGAGCACCGCGGACGCCCGGCCTACCGGCACGACAACCTCGAGTTCTTCAAGCCGCACGACCCCTCGATCTACAACCCGGCGTTCACGCTGCGCGAGATGGTGTCGGCGGGCGAGGTCGCGTACCGGCCCGGCGTGCTCGTCACGCGGTTCGCCGAGCACGCCGACCGCGTGGAGGTGTCTGCGCGCGATCTCGCGGCCGGCGGCGAGGAGACCTTCGTGGCGCGGCGGCTGTTCCTGGCCGCCGGCGCGCTCAACAGCGCCCGCATCGTCCTGGCTTCCGCCGGCGACCACGCGAGCCGCCTGCCGCTCCTCGACAATCCGGTGACGCTCGTCCCGCTGCTCAGCCCGGGGCGGATCGGCGCCGCCCTCGACCCGAATGACAGCTCGCTCGGCCAGCTCAACATCATCGTGCAGCCCGGCGCGGGGGACGGCGAGACCCTCCAGGGCACGCTCTACGGGACGACCGGGCCGCTGCGGTCGGACGCGCTCTTCGAGCTTCCCGCGCCGGTCCCGGCGGCGGTCTGCCTGGCCAAGTATCTCGCGCCGGCGATGGCCGTGGTCATGCTCTTCCACCCCGATCGTCCCGACCCGGGCAATTTCCTGCAGCTCGCGCCCAGCGGGGCGCTGCGGCTGCGCCACGCCCCGCCACGCCCCGGGAGCGGCGCCCGGCGGCTCGTCGCGGCCTTCCGGCGCATCGGTCTTCTCGGCGCGGACGTCCTCTGCCGGCAGGCGCCGATCGGCAGCGGGCTGCACTACGCGGGCACGCTCCCCATGAAGGCCGCGCCGGGACGCTACGAGACCGGCGTCGACGGGCGCCTCGGGGGCAGCGCGAGGGTCTTCGTCGTCGACGGCGCCTGCGTGCCGACGCTGCCGGCGAAGAACCTGACGTTCACCATCATGGCGAACGCGGCGCGCATCGCGGCGCTGGCGCGGGGCGGCCGGCCGTGA
- a CDS encoding ATP-binding protein: MRTSIAFRLNLIVLLVVLALGSVLGALSVLEQRAILRGELDRRMQFMGEYLARAVAEAAARQDTETMNAILRGATLDREVTYLMVKSREGEIQAAHWQSDVRGAVKEYTFPVAPPPAAGAGAEPAFGPVSTPVTSGAIAQLALGISLEPMGKVLARHIWRTAALLAAAVALALVLGSVFVRVLHRQSFLPLLAGIKAIGDGDLSRRIVPDRHAEIGEIGRAFNEMAARLSSTLITKAGLEFAVHQRTADLEAALQERILIQTELAEREERIRLLLDSTAEAIYGIDPEGTCTFCNPACCRILGHGKPEDLTGRKIHDLIHHSREDGSPHPSEECRLRDVVRTGAAYHAADEVLWRSDGSPVHVECWSHPVLHDGQISGAVVTFVEITERRKLEEQLVQAQKLEGIGILAGGIAHDFNNLLSPILGFADLTLLRLEPGHPARRSLESVVESAKRAADLTRQILAFSRRQVLQKKVLNLNDEILAVGRMVKRIIGEDIDVRLNLTAELPPIEADPTQIQQVLLNLAVNARDAMPAGGRLTVETGVARIDGSSPWLARGLDGERCIVLTVSDTGCGMDERTRQRVFEPFFTTKAAGRGTGLGLSTVHGIVKQHGGDIAVYSEPGHGTTFRVYLPVAEAAVPAGSETPAAAGPPRGNGAVLLVEDDEGVRTFMAAALAEYGYGVTAVASPAEALAAAPGATIDLVISDVVMPGMSGPELCRRLAELRPGIRVLYISGYPSGAGALDRLLDKGTPLLQKPFTVGALLQAVRDTIGTPAAG, from the coding sequence ATGCGCACGAGCATCGCCTTCAGGCTCAACCTCATCGTCCTGCTGGTGGTGCTCGCGCTCGGCTCCGTCCTCGGCGCCCTCTCGGTCCTCGAGCAGCGGGCCATCCTGCGCGGCGAACTGGACCGGCGCATGCAGTTCATGGGCGAGTACCTGGCCCGCGCCGTGGCGGAGGCCGCCGCCCGCCAGGACACGGAGACCATGAACGCGATCCTGCGGGGCGCGACCCTCGACCGGGAAGTCACGTACCTCATGGTCAAGTCGCGGGAGGGCGAGATCCAGGCCGCCCACTGGCAGTCGGACGTGCGCGGAGCGGTGAAGGAATACACCTTCCCCGTGGCGCCGCCGCCCGCCGCCGGCGCGGGCGCCGAGCCGGCGTTCGGCCCGGTGAGCACGCCGGTGACAAGCGGGGCGATCGCCCAGCTCGCGCTCGGGATCAGCCTGGAACCGATGGGGAAGGTCCTGGCCCGGCACATCTGGCGGACGGCGGCCCTGCTCGCCGCCGCCGTGGCGCTCGCGCTGGTGCTCGGCAGCGTCTTCGTCCGGGTGCTGCACCGCCAATCGTTCCTGCCGCTGCTCGCCGGCATCAAGGCGATCGGGGACGGCGACCTCTCGCGCCGGATCGTCCCGGACCGGCACGCGGAGATCGGCGAGATCGGCCGGGCCTTCAACGAGATGGCGGCCCGCCTCTCCTCGACGCTGATCACCAAGGCGGGCCTGGAGTTCGCGGTGCACCAGCGCACGGCGGACCTGGAGGCCGCCCTCCAGGAGCGGATCCTGATCCAGACGGAGCTCGCCGAACGCGAGGAGCGGATCCGCCTGCTCCTGGACTCCACGGCGGAGGCAATCTACGGCATCGACCCGGAGGGCACCTGCACCTTCTGCAACCCGGCCTGCTGCCGCATCCTCGGCCACGGGAAGCCGGAGGACCTGACGGGCCGGAAGATCCACGATCTCATCCACCACTCCCGGGAGGACGGCTCGCCCCACCCGTCGGAGGAATGCCGGCTCCGCGACGTCGTCAGGACGGGCGCGGCCTACCACGCGGCCGACGAGGTCCTCTGGCGAAGCGACGGTTCGCCGGTGCACGTCGAGTGCTGGAGCCACCCGGTGCTCCACGACGGGCAGATCAGCGGCGCGGTGGTCACGTTCGTGGAGATCACCGAGCGGCGCAAGCTGGAGGAACAGCTCGTCCAGGCGCAGAAGCTCGAGGGCATCGGCATCCTTGCGGGCGGGATCGCGCACGACTTCAACAACCTGCTCTCGCCGATCCTCGGCTTCGCGGACCTCACGCTGCTGCGGCTCGAGCCCGGCCACCCCGCCCGCAGGAGCCTCGAGTCCGTGGTCGAGTCCGCCAAGCGCGCGGCCGATCTCACGCGCCAGATCCTCGCCTTCAGCCGCAGGCAGGTCCTCCAGAAGAAGGTCCTGAACCTCAACGACGAGATCCTCGCCGTCGGCAGGATGGTCAAGCGGATCATCGGCGAGGACATCGACGTGCGCCTGAACCTCACCGCCGAGCTGCCCCCGATCGAGGCCGACCCGACGCAGATCCAGCAGGTGCTCCTCAACCTGGCGGTGAACGCCCGGGACGCGATGCCGGCGGGCGGCCGCCTCACGGTCGAGACGGGCGTCGCGCGGATCGACGGATCCTCCCCCTGGCTCGCGCGCGGGCTCGACGGGGAGCGGTGCATCGTCCTCACCGTGAGCGACACGGGATGCGGCATGGACGAGCGCACCCGGCAACGCGTCTTCGAGCCGTTCTTCACCACCAAGGCCGCTGGAAGAGGGACGGGGCTGGGGCTCTCGACCGTCCACGGCATCGTCAAGCAGCACGGCGGCGACATCGCCGTCTACAGCGAGCCGGGCCACGGCACGACCTTCCGCGTCTACCTGCCGGTCGCCGAAGCCGCGGTGCCCGCGGGGAGCGAGACGCCGGCCGCCGCGGGGCCGCCGCGCGGGAACGGGGCCGTGCTGCTCGTCGAGGACGACGAGGGCGTCCGCACCTTCATGGCCGCGGCGCTGGCCGAGTACGGCTACGGCGTGACGGCCGTCGCCAGCCCCGCCGAGGCGCTCGCGGCGGCGCCGGGAGCCACGATCGACCTCGTCATCTCGGACGTCGTCATGCCGGGAATGAGCGGGCCGGAACTGTGCCGCAGGCTCGCGGAGCTGCGCCCGGGGATCAGGGTCCTCTACATCTCCGGGTACCCCTCGGGCGCGGGCGCGCTGGACCGGCTTCTGGACAAGGGCACGCCGCTGCTGCAGAAGCCCTTCACCGTCGGGGCGCTCCTGCAGGCCGTCCGCGACACGATCGGGACGCCCGCGGCCGGCTGA
- a CDS encoding glycosyltransferase produces the protein MQPLHMDTADERHGRPQATGGGASRPAPERPLADVVVLIPAYNPDEMLLAVVAALIDRGFARIVVVDDGSGPASAPVFARLRTLPQVALLAHAVNLGKGRALKTGLNHILQAWPDAAGVVTVDADGQHLAADVAAVVASFLGRPDALVLGSRSFGRSVPLRSLLGNVITRGVFRLVVGTRIADTQSGLRCFPLALVPRFLALEGERYEYEMNVLVEAHRIAGIREVGISTVYLQDNRSSHFNPLADSMRIYFLLLRFSFSSALASLVDFAVFALATALGAGLLRSMVVARAVAGSLNFVVNRNLVFRSSGRVPPALLRYAALLALLGGVAYLAIRALAEAGVDVVLAKFLVETLLFLVSFTVQRSVVFTARRGERA, from the coding sequence ATGCAACCGCTGCACATGGATACGGCGGACGAGCGGCACGGGAGACCGCAGGCGACGGGCGGCGGGGCGTCGCGGCCCGCTCCGGAGCGCCCGCTCGCGGACGTCGTCGTCCTCATCCCCGCGTACAACCCGGACGAGATGCTGCTTGCCGTCGTCGCCGCGCTGATCGACCGGGGCTTCGCGCGGATCGTCGTCGTCGACGACGGCAGCGGCCCGGCGAGCGCCCCGGTGTTCGCGCGGCTGCGCACGCTGCCGCAGGTGGCGCTGCTGGCGCATGCGGTGAACCTCGGCAAGGGGCGGGCGCTCAAGACGGGGCTCAACCACATCCTCCAGGCGTGGCCGGACGCGGCCGGCGTCGTCACCGTCGACGCCGACGGCCAGCACCTGGCGGCGGACGTGGCGGCGGTCGTCGCCTCCTTCCTCGGGCGGCCGGACGCCCTGGTGCTCGGGTCGCGCTCGTTCGGCCGCTCGGTGCCGCTGCGGAGTCTCCTCGGCAACGTCATCACCCGCGGCGTCTTCCGGCTCGTCGTGGGCACGCGCATCGCCGACACCCAGTCGGGGCTGCGCTGCTTCCCGCTCGCGCTCGTGCCGCGGTTCCTCGCGCTCGAGGGAGAGCGCTACGAGTACGAGATGAACGTGCTGGTCGAGGCGCATCGCATCGCCGGCATCCGCGAGGTCGGCATCTCGACGGTGTACCTCCAGGACAACCGCTCCTCGCACTTCAACCCGCTCGCGGACTCGATGCGGATCTACTTCCTGCTGCTGCGCTTCTCGTTCTCCTCGGCGCTGGCGAGCCTCGTCGATTTCGCGGTCTTCGCGCTCGCGACCGCGCTGGGCGCCGGCCTGCTCCGGAGCATGGTCGTGGCGCGCGCGGTCGCCGGCAGCCTCAACTTCGTGGTCAACCGGAACCTGGTCTTCCGCAGCAGCGGCCGCGTGCCGCCGGCCCTGCTCAGGTACGCGGCCCTGCTCGCCCTGCTCGGCGGCGTCGCGTACCTGGCGATCAGGGCGCTGGCCGAGGCCGGCGTCGACGTCGTCCTCGCCAAGTTCCTCGTCGAGACGCTCCTCTTCCTCGTGAGCTTCACCGTCCAGCGCAGCGTGGTGTTCACCGCGCGCCGGGGCGAGCGGGCATGA